A region from the Leptospirillum ferriphilum ML-04 genome encodes:
- a CDS encoding D-alanine--D-alanine ligase yields the protein MLKKTFRKVAVLMGGDSPEAAVSRMSGKAVLEALRSRGYEAIPVEAGPDLFHTLLRTSPDVCFLATHGGHGENGALQGCLEVLGIPYTGSGVLGSALGMSKSASRALFRQGGLDVPETVAIESGERLTPDKIPFPLPFMVKPESAGSSIGVTRVDHFPDLPQALLEAEKHSSRILVEPFLPGREVQSAILDGRYLGAIEIVPDSSEPFYTYASKYQKGKSRHIFPAPLTSDVASRLEEATLRAFGLLELRGVARMDTLVLPDGRVVVLEMNTLPGLTETSLVPEIARGCGLSFEDLVETILSSARLDTPAPTPVC from the coding sequence GTGCTGAAAAAGACATTTCGTAAGGTGGCGGTGTTGATGGGAGGGGATTCTCCCGAGGCGGCCGTTTCGCGCATGAGTGGAAAGGCTGTTCTGGAGGCCCTGAGGAGTCGCGGGTATGAGGCCATTCCGGTGGAAGCCGGACCGGACCTTTTCCACACGCTGCTCCGCACTTCGCCCGATGTCTGCTTTCTGGCCACCCACGGAGGTCACGGTGAGAACGGAGCCCTGCAGGGGTGCCTGGAAGTGCTCGGCATTCCCTATACCGGCTCCGGTGTTCTCGGAAGTGCTCTCGGGATGAGTAAAAGCGCCTCCCGAGCCCTGTTTCGTCAGGGAGGACTCGACGTTCCGGAGACTGTCGCGATCGAATCCGGAGAGAGGCTGACTCCGGACAAGATTCCCTTCCCTCTTCCCTTTATGGTCAAGCCGGAATCGGCGGGTTCCTCGATCGGGGTGACACGGGTAGACCATTTCCCGGACCTGCCTCAAGCGCTCCTCGAGGCGGAAAAACATTCCTCCCGCATTCTCGTGGAGCCGTTCCTTCCGGGACGGGAGGTCCAGTCCGCCATTCTGGACGGCCGGTATCTGGGCGCGATAGAAATCGTTCCGGATTCTTCGGAGCCCTTTTATACCTACGCATCCAAGTATCAGAAAGGAAAATCGCGGCACATTTTTCCGGCTCCCCTGACGAGCGATGTTGCTTCCCGGCTTGAAGAAGCCACTCTTCGCGCTTTCGGTCTTCTGGAGCTTCGAGGGGTTGCCCGCATGGACACTTTGGTCCTTCCGGATGGCCGCGTGGTCGTCCTGGAAATGAACACGTTGCCGGGGTTGACGGAAACCTCCCTCGTCCCCGAAATCGCCAGAGGATGCGGCCTCTCGTTTGAGGACCTGGTGGAAACGATTCTGTCTTCGGCCCGTTTGGATACTCCCGCTCCGACACCTGTTTGCTAG